One stretch of Lucilia cuprina isolate Lc7/37 chromosome 6, ASM2204524v1, whole genome shotgun sequence DNA includes these proteins:
- the LOC111687142 gene encoding regulator of G-protein signaling 17, which translates to MSCTVSELPSGCRLRGMSSSSQQQQHNTSNTGSSGGNGSGGGGGGVGVGIVSSSGGNGRSSGVVDVTNTGGIHIGGMLTSTSAMGTTTNSGLTDATNPLQRQQQQSQKPCCFCWCCCCSCSWAKCLALKNAEDNAPTKRDPASSDLLLEGEQPSLEEIRSWGHSFDKLMKSQSGRKVFRDFLRSEFSEENILFWLACEDLKKEINAEAIEEKARLIYEDYISILSPREVSLDARVREVVNRNMVEPTSHTFDEAQIQIYTLMLRDSYPRFINSQKYKTLAQLQDGMSASGSTADSPT; encoded by the exons ATGTCTTGTACAGTATCAGAACTGCCGTCAGGATGTCGTTTGCGCGGCATGAGCTCATCgtcacagcaacaacaacacaatacCAGCAATACTGGCAGCAGTGGTGGCAATGGATCTGGTGGTGGCGGAGGTGGTGTTGGAGTCGGTATAGTTAGTAGTAGTGGAGGAAATGGTCGAAGTAGTGGTGTTGTAGATGTTACAAATACGGGAGGTATTCATATAGGAGGCATGTTAACTTCAACAAGTGCAATGGGAACAACGACAAATAGTGGTTTAACAGATGCGACAAATCCACTTCAacgtcaacaacaacaatcacaaaaaccatgttgtttttgttggtgttgCTGCTGTTCGTGTTCGTGGGCAAAATG TTTGGCATTGAAAAACGCAGAAGACAATGCACCAACAAAACGTGATCCGGCTAGTTCTGATTTATTATTAGAGGGAGAACA GCCTTCACTGGAAGAAATACGTAGTTGGGGACACAGTTTTGATAAACTAATGAAAAGTCAAA GTGGTCGAAAAGTATTTCGTGATTTTCTACGCAGTGAGTTTAGTGAAGAGAACATACTGTTCTGGTTGGCCTGTGAAGATCTGAAAAAGGAAATCAATGCAGAAGCAATTGAGGAAAAGGCTCGACTCATCTATGAAGATTATATATCAATATTGTCGCCCCGCGAAGTATCACTAGATGCAAGAGTACGAGAAGTAGTCAATCGCAATATGGTTGAACCGACATCACATACATTTGACGAGGCtcaaatacaaatatacacACTAATGCTCAGAGACTCATATCCCAG ATTCATAAATTCCCAAAAGTATAAAACACTCGCTCAACTGCAAGATGGCATGTCCGCATCGGGCTCCACAGCAGACAGTCCTACTTAA